In the Danio rerio strain Tuebingen ecotype United States chromosome 8, GRCz12tu, whole genome shotgun sequence genome, one interval contains:
- the LOC141375750 gene encoding E3 ubiquitin-protein ligase RBBP6-like isoform X1, with protein sequence MSCVHYRFQSRLTYDSLQFEGLNISAGELKRQIMRSKRLKFCQLKISNAQTDEEYTDDALIPKNTSVIIRRIPAAGLKSSNRRFVGHQAGRWREPSPRADPSLLSLEQLLKTENLAEAKASEEDKLKAVMYQSSLCYYSSRAAAPRRTSASGRAQGFPAASCWRWTTQTERES encoded by the exons atgtcttgtgttcactacaggttccagagtcgactcacctacgactcgctccagtttgaaggcctcaacatcagcgcgggggagctgaagcggcagatcatgaggagcaagaggctgaagttctgccagctgaagatcagcaacgcccagactgatgaag aatacacagatgatgctctcatccctaaaaacacgtcggtcatcatcagacggatccctgcggcgggactgaagtcctcaaacagaagatttgttgg acatcaagctggacgctggcgtgaaccttcacctagagctgatccttcactcctctcactggagcagttgttgaag actgagaatctggctgaggcaaaggcgtcagaggaggacaagctgaaagcggtgatgtaccagtccagcctgtgctactactccagcag ggcagccgctccgcgccgcacaagcgcatccggaagagcacagggattccccgcagcttcctgttggaggtggacgacccagaccgaaagggagtcatga
- the LOC141375750 gene encoding E3 ubiquitin-protein ligase RBBP6-like isoform X2 encodes MRSKRLKFCQLKISNAQTDEEYTDDALIPKNTSVIIRRIPAAGLKSSNRRFVGHQAGRWREPSPRADPSLLSLEQLLKTENLAEAKASEEDKLKAVMYQSSLCYYSSRAAAPRRTSASGRAQGFPAASCWRWTTQTERES; translated from the exons atgaggagcaagaggctgaagttctgccagctgaagatcagcaacgcccagactgatgaag aatacacagatgatgctctcatccctaaaaacacgtcggtcatcatcagacggatccctgcggcgggactgaagtcctcaaacagaagatttgttgg acatcaagctggacgctggcgtgaaccttcacctagagctgatccttcactcctctcactggagcagttgttgaag actgagaatctggctgaggcaaaggcgtcagaggaggacaagctgaaagcggtgatgtaccagtccagcctgtgctactactccagcag ggcagccgctccgcgccgcacaagcgcatccggaagagcacagggattccccgcagcttcctgttggaggtggacgacccagaccgaaagggagtcatga